The Microbacterium sp. SORGH_AS_0862 genome has a segment encoding these proteins:
- the mraY gene encoding phospho-N-acetylmuramoyl-pentapeptide-transferase has translation MRSLLTAAAISLAFTLFLTPVFLRLFRAWGWGQVIRTPENEHNPSHGAKRGTVTMGGTIFIVGSLVGYFIGTYAGGNPPTISGLLVIWMMVGFGVVGFIDDFMKVRRQNSLGLSGWRKIIGQILVIVPFGIVGLSFPNTDGQTPASPFVSLFRDIPVLSFMALGAVVGWVLYLAWIAFLGVAASNSVNVADGLDGLAAGSGIFVTSALALISFWQFKQPCDLDAISRGLQDACYQTRDPFDLAIIAASFIGALVGFLWWNAPKARVFMGDVGSMSIGGVIVALAILTRTEILLAVIAGVYVIASGSVILQRFYFKLTRGKRLFLMSPLHHHLEMRGWPEITIVVRMWIIAGLLALTGVGLFYVEWLVRS, from the coding sequence GTGAGATCACTCCTGACAGCCGCCGCGATCTCGCTCGCCTTCACCCTGTTCCTGACGCCGGTCTTCCTGCGGCTGTTCCGCGCGTGGGGGTGGGGCCAGGTGATCCGCACCCCGGAGAACGAGCACAACCCGAGCCACGGCGCCAAGCGCGGAACCGTCACGATGGGCGGCACGATCTTCATCGTGGGCAGCCTGGTCGGCTACTTCATCGGCACCTATGCGGGCGGCAACCCGCCCACCATCTCCGGTCTGCTCGTCATCTGGATGATGGTCGGCTTCGGTGTCGTCGGGTTCATCGACGACTTCATGAAGGTTCGTCGCCAGAACAGCCTCGGACTCTCCGGCTGGCGGAAGATCATCGGCCAGATCCTGGTCATCGTTCCGTTCGGCATCGTCGGGCTGAGCTTCCCGAACACCGACGGCCAGACGCCGGCGAGCCCCTTCGTGTCGTTGTTCCGCGACATCCCGGTGCTCTCCTTCATGGCGCTGGGCGCGGTCGTCGGGTGGGTGCTCTATCTGGCGTGGATCGCCTTCCTCGGTGTCGCCGCCTCGAACTCGGTCAACGTCGCCGACGGCCTCGACGGGCTCGCCGCCGGTTCCGGCATCTTCGTCACGAGCGCTCTCGCCCTCATCTCCTTCTGGCAGTTCAAGCAGCCGTGCGACCTCGACGCGATCAGTCGTGGACTGCAGGATGCCTGCTACCAGACACGCGATCCCTTCGATCTCGCGATCATCGCCGCATCCTTCATCGGTGCGCTCGTCGGTTTCCTCTGGTGGAACGCGCCCAAGGCGCGGGTGTTCATGGGGGATGTGGGATCCATGTCGATCGGCGGCGTGATCGTCGCCCTCGCGATCCTGACCCGCACGGAGATCCTGCTCGCCGTCATCGCCGGCGTCTATGTGATCGCGTCGGGCTCCGTCATCCTGCAGCGCTTCTACTTCAAGCTCACGCGCGGCAAGCGCCTGTTCCTCATGAGCCCGCTGCACCATCATCTCGAGATGCGTGGCTGGCCCGAGATTACGATCGTGGTGCGGATGTGGATCATCGCCGGTCTGCTCGCGCTCACGGGGGTCGGCCTCTTCTACGTGGAATGGCTCGTGCGATCGTGA
- the murF gene encoding UDP-N-acetylmuramoyl-tripeptide--D-alanyl-D-alanine ligase: protein MIALTLSRIAEILGGTLLPAGSDDADTVVSGDVDTDSRQMRPGGIFVAKPGEATDGHLFVDAAVSLGAVLAIVEHPVDVAVSQIVVPDAVVALADLARAVVAEVRAGGRLRIVGITGSNGKTTTKNLLARILEPEGETVAPRASFNNEVGAPLTMLRVTHDTRFLVSEFGASAPGAIAQLAGLVEPDMGVVLMVGMAHAGGFGGIEATFHAKSELVRALRPGGLAVLNVDDTRVRAMAPIAAERSVDVRWFGLGEDAAVRGSEVEVTASGTRFVLTVDGESRPVALRVLGAHHVMNALAAAAAANTLGVAIDDVVTRLESVELAERWRMQPLGSDRVRIINDAYNASPDSMVAALRTLAQITAPDERMVAVLGAMSELGEYAGEEHDRIGELAVRLRIPRIVIIGQAARRMYLAAVAEGSWNDEAVFFDDADAAYAYLMGELRDGDRVLVKSSNSAGLRFLGDRLGESFS, encoded by the coding sequence ATGATCGCACTCACACTCTCCCGCATCGCCGAGATCCTCGGCGGCACTCTGCTCCCCGCCGGCTCGGACGATGCCGACACCGTCGTCTCCGGCGACGTCGACACCGACTCGCGTCAGATGCGCCCGGGCGGCATCTTCGTGGCGAAGCCCGGCGAAGCGACAGACGGCCATCTGTTCGTCGACGCGGCGGTCTCCCTCGGCGCCGTGCTCGCGATCGTCGAGCACCCGGTGGACGTGGCGGTGTCCCAGATCGTCGTGCCCGACGCCGTCGTCGCCCTCGCGGACCTCGCCCGCGCCGTCGTCGCCGAGGTGCGCGCCGGCGGACGCCTGCGGATCGTGGGGATCACCGGCTCCAACGGCAAGACGACCACCAAGAACCTGCTCGCACGCATCCTGGAGCCGGAGGGCGAGACCGTCGCTCCCCGCGCCTCGTTCAACAACGAGGTGGGCGCCCCGCTGACCATGCTGCGCGTCACCCACGACACGCGCTTCCTCGTGAGCGAGTTCGGAGCGAGCGCCCCCGGCGCGATCGCGCAGCTGGCAGGGCTCGTCGAACCGGACATGGGCGTCGTGCTGATGGTGGGCATGGCCCACGCCGGCGGCTTCGGCGGGATCGAGGCCACCTTCCACGCCAAGAGCGAGCTCGTGCGGGCGTTGCGTCCGGGCGGACTCGCCGTGCTCAACGTCGACGACACGCGCGTCCGGGCGATGGCCCCCATCGCGGCCGAACGGTCCGTCGACGTGCGCTGGTTCGGTCTCGGCGAGGATGCGGCCGTGCGCGGCAGCGAAGTCGAAGTCACCGCATCCGGCACCCGTTTCGTCCTCACGGTCGACGGTGAGAGCCGCCCCGTGGCGCTGCGCGTCCTCGGCGCCCACCACGTGATGAACGCGCTTGCCGCGGCAGCCGCCGCGAACACCCTGGGCGTGGCGATCGACGATGTCGTGACCCGCCTGGAGTCGGTGGAGCTCGCCGAGCGCTGGCGCATGCAACCTCTGGGCTCCGACCGCGTGCGTATCATCAACGACGCGTACAACGCGAGCCCCGACTCGATGGTCGCGGCGCTGCGGACGCTGGCGCAGATCACCGCGCCGGACGAGCGCATGGTGGCCGTCCTGGGTGCGATGAGCGAACTCGGCGAGTACGCGGGGGAGGAGCACGACCGCATCGGCGAGCTCGCCGTCCGCCTGCGCATCCCGCGCATCGTGATCATCGGACAGGCGGCGCGGCGCATGTACCTCGCCGCCGTGGCCGAGGGGTCGTGGAACGACGAGGCCGTGTTCTTCGACGACGCGGACGCGGCGTACGCGTACCTCATGGGGGAGCTGCGCGACGGCGACCGCGTGCTCGTGAAGTCGTCCAACTCCGCGGGGCTCCGCTTCCTCGGGGACCGTCTGGGAGAATCGTTCTCGTGA